One region of Glycine max cultivar Williams 82 chromosome 9, Glycine_max_v4.0, whole genome shotgun sequence genomic DNA includes:
- the LOC100802347 gene encoding farnesyl pyrophosphate synthase 1, protein MADLKSTFLNVYSVLKSELLHDPAFEFSDDARHWVDRMLDYNVPGGKLNRGLSVIDSYRLLKEGQALNDDEIFLASALGWCIEWLQAYFLVLDDIMDNSHTRRGQPCWFRVPKVGMIAANDGVLLRNHIPRILRKHFRGKPYYIDLLDLFNEVEFQTASGQMIDLITTLEGEKDLSKYTLTLHRRIVQYKTAYYSFYLPVACALLMAGEDLDKNVDVKNILVEMGTYFQVQDDYLDCFGDPQTIGKIGTDIEDFKCSWLIVKALELSNEQQKKVLQENYGKPDPENVAKVKALYNELNLQGVFEEYESGSYAKLVSSIEAHPIKAVQAVLKSFLAKIYKRQK, encoded by the exons ATGGCAGATCTCAAGTCTACATTCTTGAACGTCTATTCCGTTCTCAAATCTGAACTCCTCCACGACCCCGCCTTCGAGTTCTCCGATGATGCTCGCCATTGGGTCGACCGG ATGCTAGACTACAATGTGCCTGGAG GAAAGTTGAACCGGGGACTGTCAGTCATTGACAGCTACAGATTGTTGAAAGAAGGACAGGCATTAAATGATGACGAAATTTTCCTTGCTAGTGCTCTTGGTTGGTGTATTGAATGG CTTCAGGCATATTTTCTTGTTCTTGATGACATTATGGATAACTCTCACACACGCCGCGGCCAGCCATGCTGGTTTAGAGTGCCCAAG GTTGGAATGATTGCAGCCAATGATGGAGTTCTACTAAGAAACCATATTCCACGGATCCTTAGGAAGCACTTCAGGGGAAAGCCATATTACATTGATCTTCTTGATTTGTTTAATGAG gTTGAGTTTCAGACTGCTTCAGGACAGATGATAGATCTGATCACCACATTGGAAGGAGAAAAAGACCTTTCTAAATACACATTAACACT GCATCGACGTATAGTTCAGTACAAGACTGCATACTATTCATTTTACCTTCCA GTTGCATGTGCATTGCTTATGGCGGGTGAGGATCTAGACAAAAATGTTGATGTAAAGAACATTCTTGTTGAGATGGGAACATACTTTCAAGTACAG GATGATTATTTGGATTGCTTTGGTGATCCTCAAACAATTGGAAAG ATAGGTACAGATATTGAAGATTTCAAGTGCTCTTGGTTAATTGTGAAAGCCTTGGAACTTAGTAATGAACAACAAAAGAAAGTTCTACAA GAGAACTATGGTAAGCCAGATCCAGAAAATGTTGCTAAAGTAAAGGCCCTGTACAATGAGCTTAATCTTCAG GGTGTATTTGAGGAGTACGAGAGTGGGAGCTATGCGAAGCTTgtatcctccattgaagctcatCCTATCAAAGCAGTTCAAGCTGTATTGAAGTCCTTTTTGGCTAAAATTTACAAAAGGCAGAAGTAG